The genomic stretch ATTCAAGAAGATCAATTCAAATTGTACAATGGCCTAGGTCTAAACGGTCGCCAAATTCAAATCATAGCATCCTCTACTCCTAAGAGAGATTACTACATCGTTTCCCCAGAAGGACGCAGATTAATTGACCTTGCGCTCGGCCCTGTAGCTCTCTCCTTTGTGGGTTCTGCTGACAAAATATCCCTTTCACGCATTAAAGAACTCTCATCAAAAAATGGTGAAAACTGGCCATTAAAATGGATCGAAGAAAGACGAGGAGATTTTAGATGAAATTACTAATAGCGAACATTCTTCTTTTGCTTTTGCTCACAGCAACTCCAGCCTCTGCAATGGTAGTCACCTGCACCAACTGTAGTGATAAATTTTTGCAGATTTTAGAGCGAGCCACAAACATCGAACAGCTCCAATCCCTTTATAAAACTTATGCTGAAGAGATGATGCAGACTCAGCAGCAAATCATGATGGTACAGCAAAATATCCAGCAATATACCAACATGATCAAGAACACTATTCGCCTGCCGTTTGCCATTAAAAACAGTGTAATAAGAGATTTTAAGAGACTAGCTAACATATCCAAAAATCTGGTTACCACTGTCGGCGACCTTGAAGTTTTAGATGGAGTCTACGAGGCGCAATTTCCAAGTTTCAATTCAGCAAAACAACTCACAGATCTTCCGAATGAGGAACTAAATCCCAAATATAAGGAGTACTGGTCACAGTGGTCTGCAAGAGTTGATGAAGCCACAAAAGCAACCTTTAAGCTATCAGGACAGCAACTGAAAGACCTCGGTGAATCCGAAGAGTTTGATTCACAAATTGAAGATCTTCTGAGTTCTCCTGATGGGCGTATGCAAGCCCTTGAAGCGGCAAACCAACTTGCCAGCATTCAGATACAGGAAATCAGAAATTTAAGAGCTCTTTTAGCTGTCCAAGCACAAAATACAGCTCTCATTAATGAAAAGGCTGAGAAGGACGAACAAATTCTGAGACACGATCAGGACAAGTTCTTTAATACAAACTTTAAGGACATCCGCATGGAAGATGCGGGTCCTGAACCTCTCGGATTTTAGGGGTGTCAGTCATGCAAATAGGCAAAACTGTACTCTACTTATCCCCTGCTCTAGTAGTCGTGATGCTGTTGTCTTTTTCAACAACGTCCCATGCTCAAGAAGTTGAAATACTGTCTCAAATAGCGGTTCAATTTCATTCTAAAGCAAGTCAGTGGGATGAACTTTTGACTGAACACGCTTTAGTATTGTTTCGCCTTCTATTGATTTTGGATGTTTGTCTTCTAGGAATAAAAATCGCCCTCAAACGTACAGAAATTCAAGATGCCTTTGCTGAGTTCATAATGCTGGTACTATACGCAGGATTAATGCTCTCAGTTGTTATCTACTATAAAGATTGGACAAATCAGCTAATCACAGGACTGACAGGCATTGCTCAAGAATTGGGTGCGCCTCCAGTAACGGCAGGAAGCATTTTTCTAGCAGGAGTTCAGATATTTGAAACGCTTCTGGATAGTCTAACTGTAAACGTTGCCAAATCACTTGGCATAATCATTATTGCCATAGCAATTTGCATAACTTTCTCACTAATCGCCGCTCAA from Maridesulfovibrio frigidus DSM 17176 encodes the following:
- the trbJ gene encoding P-type conjugative transfer protein TrbJ, yielding MKLLIANILLLLLLTATPASAMVVTCTNCSDKFLQILERATNIEQLQSLYKTYAEEMMQTQQQIMMVQQNIQQYTNMIKNTIRLPFAIKNSVIRDFKRLANISKNLVTTVGDLEVLDGVYEAQFPSFNSAKQLTDLPNEELNPKYKEYWSQWSARVDEATKATFKLSGQQLKDLGESEEFDSQIEDLLSSPDGRMQALEAANQLASIQIQEIRNLRALLAVQAQNTALINEKAEKDEQILRHDQDKFFNTNFKDIRMEDAGPEPLGF